From Streptomyces sp. NBC_00370, a single genomic window includes:
- a CDS encoding roadblock/LC7 domain-containing protein, which yields MTAPNAAARNSADPNAVGELNWLLDELVERVASIRKALVLSGDGLATGTSKDLTREDGEHLAAVASGFHSLAKGVGRHFDAGRVRQTVVELDDAFLFVTAAGDGSCLAVLSDSDSDVGQVAYEMTLMVKRVGAHLATAPRSGLPAGG from the coding sequence ATGACCGCACCGAACGCCGCAGCACGCAACTCCGCCGACCCCAACGCCGTGGGAGAGCTCAACTGGCTCCTGGACGAGCTGGTCGAGCGGGTCGCCAGCATCCGTAAAGCACTCGTGCTCTCCGGGGACGGACTCGCCACCGGCACGTCCAAGGACCTCACCCGCGAGGACGGTGAGCATCTCGCCGCCGTCGCCTCCGGGTTCCACAGCCTCGCCAAGGGCGTCGGCCGGCACTTCGACGCCGGCCGGGTCCGGCAGACCGTCGTGGAACTCGACGACGCCTTCCTCTTCGTCACAGCGGCGGGCGACGGCAGCTGTCTGGCCGTCCTGTCGGACTCCGACTCGGACGTCGGCCAGGTCGCCTACGAGATGACGCTCATGGTCAAGCGGGTCGGGGCGCATCTGGCGACGGCGCCCCGCTCCGGTCTGCCCGCCGGAGGGTGA
- a CDS encoding sensor histidine kinase has product MRFRGKSIRRKIVALLLVPLISLVALWGLSTTFTGSEAVKLMNANNAVNKVGHPVEDAVARLQQERRQTLIYLADPRAADSLSRLRALRDDTDRAITRVRKGAGSSGVRGQLKNSTSQQLTLFTDSLGGLSRLRATVDKGTASRAQALDFYNRAVDPGHNFLSDLLGQEDVAQDNWGRSLVGLERAREMFSREDALVVSSLITGQITQEEIRTVSDLVANRTLLYQTNLADLPGPDRATLQQYWNSPANLTLRDTEDRLIAAGATRNPKTVDAQGWMRMTTPVLVDLSNESAQTDALYRSHMKPVRQNVFVRVGIVAALGLIALLVTVIVSVRLGRELIRDLSGLRKEAHEVSGVRLPSVMRRLAAGEQVDVETEAPRLDYEKDEVGQVGQALNTLQRAAVEAAVKQADLRRGVSEVFVNLARRNQVLLHRQLTLLDTMERRTEDTEELADLFRLDHLTTRMRRHAEGLVILSGAAPSRQWRKPVQLMDVVRAAVAEVEDYERIEVRRLPRIGVGGPAVADLTHLIAELLENATVFSPPHTGVQVHGERVSNGFTLEIHDRGLGMTPELLLDANLRLAETPEFELSDTDRLGLFVVSRLAQRQNVRVSLQPSPYGGTTAVVFLPVALLTDAPETEGTGFRLDRKSPRDRVRAEGGGRLTALAQIPTGLGNGPSVLDGPVELEAPVGALGRDDTPLRGGGDGIADLDDLDSERGGIFRAREHLRDAGRDTERAQRTGRDDLRLPGEQHQQAPDTLPDGAEAPLRLPRRRPPTLVADRGRRVDEPTGRAHPAPDRTPAEDPAGQDGLTGQEQEENESALGGLPRRVRQASLAPQLRDTATERAAEPRRAEAHQDTERDADEVRDRMASLQRGWQRGRRQNDAEENAGSGTQGTTSEGDGR; this is encoded by the coding sequence ATGCGCTTTCGCGGGAAGTCCATCCGCCGGAAGATCGTGGCGCTGTTGCTCGTGCCGCTCATCTCGCTCGTGGCGCTCTGGGGCCTGTCCACCACCTTCACCGGTAGTGAAGCGGTCAAGCTGATGAACGCCAACAACGCGGTCAACAAGGTCGGTCACCCCGTCGAGGACGCCGTCGCCCGGCTCCAGCAGGAGCGCCGTCAGACGCTCATCTATCTGGCCGACCCGCGCGCCGCCGACTCGCTCAGCCGACTGCGGGCCCTGCGCGACGACACCGACCGCGCGATCACCCGGGTGCGCAAGGGCGCCGGATCCTCCGGTGTGCGCGGCCAGTTGAAGAACAGCACCTCCCAACAGCTCACGCTCTTCACCGACTCGCTCGGCGGTCTGTCCCGGCTGCGTGCCACCGTCGACAAGGGCACGGCCTCCCGTGCGCAGGCCCTGGACTTCTACAACAGGGCCGTCGACCCCGGTCACAACTTCCTCTCCGACCTGCTCGGCCAGGAGGACGTGGCCCAGGACAACTGGGGCCGCTCCCTGGTCGGCCTTGAGCGGGCCAGGGAGATGTTCTCCCGCGAGGACGCGCTCGTCGTCTCCTCCCTGATCACGGGACAGATCACCCAGGAAGAGATCCGTACGGTCTCCGACCTCGTGGCCAACCGGACGCTGCTCTACCAGACGAATCTGGCCGACCTGCCGGGCCCGGACCGGGCCACCCTCCAGCAGTACTGGAACAGCCCCGCCAACCTGACCCTGCGCGACACCGAGGACCGCCTCATCGCGGCCGGCGCCACCAGGAACCCCAAGACGGTGGACGCCCAGGGCTGGATGCGGATGACCACACCGGTCCTGGTGGACCTCAGCAACGAGAGCGCCCAGACCGACGCCCTCTACCGCAGCCACATGAAGCCCGTACGGCAGAACGTCTTCGTACGCGTCGGCATCGTCGCCGCCCTCGGCCTCATCGCCCTGCTCGTCACCGTGATCGTGTCCGTACGGCTCGGCCGCGAACTGATCCGTGACCTGTCCGGACTGCGCAAGGAGGCCCACGAGGTCTCCGGCGTCCGCCTGCCCAGCGTGATGCGCAGGCTCGCGGCGGGCGAACAGGTCGACGTGGAGACCGAGGCCCCCCGGCTCGACTACGAGAAGGACGAGGTCGGCCAGGTCGGCCAGGCGCTCAACACCCTGCAGCGCGCGGCGGTCGAGGCCGCCGTCAAACAGGCCGACCTCAGGCGCGGCGTCTCCGAGGTGTTCGTCAACCTCGCCCGCCGCAACCAGGTCCTGCTGCACCGTCAGCTCACGCTCCTCGACACCATGGAGCGCCGTACGGAGGACACCGAGGAACTGGCGGACCTCTTCCGCCTCGACCACCTCACCACCCGTATGCGCAGGCACGCCGAGGGCCTGGTGATCCTCTCCGGCGCCGCTCCGTCCCGGCAGTGGCGCAAGCCCGTCCAGCTCATGGACGTGGTGCGCGCCGCGGTCGCCGAGGTCGAGGACTACGAGCGCATCGAGGTCCGCCGGCTCCCGCGGATCGGCGTCGGCGGTCCCGCCGTCGCCGACCTCACCCACCTCATCGCCGAACTCCTGGAGAACGCCACGGTGTTCTCGCCCCCGCACACCGGGGTGCAGGTGCACGGCGAACGCGTCTCCAACGGCTTCACGCTGGAGATCCACGACCGCGGTCTCGGCATGACGCCCGAACTCCTCCTCGACGCCAACCTGCGGCTCGCCGAGACCCCGGAGTTCGAGCTGTCCGACACCGACAGGCTCGGCCTGTTCGTGGTCAGCCGGCTCGCCCAGCGGCAGAACGTCCGCGTCTCGCTCCAGCCGTCCCCGTACGGCGGCACGACCGCCGTCGTCTTCCTCCCGGTCGCGCTCCTCACCGACGCGCCCGAGACCGAGGGCACCGGCTTCCGGCTGGACCGCAAGAGTCCGCGTGACCGGGTGCGCGCCGAAGGCGGCGGCCGGCTCACCGCGCTGGCGCAGATACCCACCGGGCTCGGCAACGGCCCGTCCGTCCTCGACGGCCCGGTCGAACTCGAAGCCCCGGTCGGCGCGCTCGGCCGCGACGACACACCGCTACGTGGCGGAGGTGACGGCATCGCCGATCTGGACGACCTCGACAGCGAGCGCGGGGGGATCTTCCGCGCACGCGAACATCTGCGCGACGCGGGCAGGGACACCGAGCGTGCGCAGCGCACCGGCCGCGACGACCTCCGGCTGCCCGGCGAGCAGCACCAGCAGGCCCCCGACACCCTTCCCGACGGTGCCGAAGCGCCGCTGCGGCTGCCCCGCCGCAGGCCCCCGACGCTCGTCGCCGACCGTGGCAGGCGCGTGGACGAACCGACGGGCCGGGCCCACCCCGCGCCCGACCGGACACCGGCCGAGGATCCGGCCGGACAGGACGGCCTGACAGGCCAGGAACAGGAAGAGAACGAGTCCGCCCTCGGAGGACTGCCCCGCCGCGTCAGGCAGGCCAGCCTCGCCCCCCAGCTGAGGGACACCGCGACCGAGCGGGCCGCGGAACCGCGCCGCGCCGAGGCCCACCAGGACACGGAGCGGGACGCGGACGAGGTCCGCGACCGCATGGCTTCACTCCAACGCGGCTGGCAGCGTGGCCGTCGGCAGAACGACGCCGAGGAGAACGCCGGCTCCGGGACACAAGGAACGACATCTGAGGGGGACGGTCGATGA
- a CDS encoding LamB/YcsF family protein encodes MSWASIDLNADLGEGFGRWKLTEDEALLSVVTSANVACGFHAGDPATMRRVCSWAAERGVRIGAQVSYRDLAGFGRRSMDVPPDELAAEVAYQIGALEVFAKAGGAGVGYVKPHGALYNRAMHDEEQAEAVVAGVLLAGGRLPVLGLPGSVLHAKAAAAGLPVVAEAFADRAYTAGGTLVPRRQDGAVITDPAAVVARAVRMAADGEVTSLDGHTVAVSARSLCLHGDTHGAVELARRVRAELEASGVRVEAFV; translated from the coding sequence ATGTCCTGGGCGTCCATCGATCTCAACGCCGACCTCGGCGAGGGCTTCGGCCGCTGGAAGCTGACCGAGGACGAGGCGCTGCTCTCCGTGGTCACCAGCGCCAATGTGGCGTGCGGCTTCCACGCGGGCGACCCGGCCACCATGCGACGCGTCTGTTCCTGGGCCGCCGAGCGGGGCGTACGGATCGGCGCCCAGGTCTCGTACCGCGATCTCGCCGGATTCGGCCGGCGCTCCATGGACGTGCCGCCGGACGAGCTGGCCGCCGAGGTCGCCTACCAGATCGGCGCGCTGGAGGTGTTCGCCAAGGCGGGGGGCGCCGGCGTCGGTTACGTCAAGCCGCACGGCGCGCTCTACAACCGCGCGATGCACGACGAGGAGCAGGCCGAGGCGGTCGTCGCCGGTGTGCTGCTGGCCGGCGGGCGGCTGCCGGTGCTCGGCCTGCCCGGCTCGGTGCTGCACGCGAAGGCGGCGGCGGCCGGACTGCCGGTCGTGGCCGAGGCGTTCGCCGACCGCGCGTACACCGCCGGGGGGACGCTGGTGCCGCGCCGCCAGGACGGGGCCGTGATCACCGACCCGGCCGCAGTCGTCGCGCGGGCCGTACGGATGGCGGCGGACGGCGAGGTCACCTCGCTCGACGGGCACACGGTCGCCGTGTCCGCGCGCTCGCTGTGCCTGCACGGCGACACGCACGGCGCCGTCGAACTCGCCCGCCGGGTACGCGCCGAACTTGAGGCGTCCGGCGTCCGGGTGGAGGCCTTCGTATGA
- the pxpB gene encoding 5-oxoprolinase subunit PxpB, whose translation MRALPFGDHALLVELADGAQTAALHAELLRRRDDGTLPEVREIVPAARTVLLDGVADPAALGALLTRWELPPVDPHAGPAVELPVRYDGPDLADVAALWGVAPQEVVRIHTAAEFRVAFCGFAPGFGYLTGLPEGRAVPRRATPRTSVPAGSVGLAGPYTGVYPRSSPGGWQLIGTTDAVLWDADREPAALLMPGTRVRFVAAGR comes from the coding sequence ATGAGGGCCCTCCCCTTCGGCGACCACGCGCTGCTGGTGGAGCTGGCCGACGGTGCGCAGACGGCCGCGCTCCATGCCGAGCTGCTGCGGCGCAGGGACGACGGAACGCTGCCGGAGGTACGGGAGATCGTCCCGGCCGCCCGCACCGTACTGCTCGACGGCGTCGCCGATCCGGCGGCGCTGGGCGCGCTGTTGACCCGCTGGGAACTGCCGCCCGTCGACCCGCACGCCGGACCCGCCGTCGAGCTGCCCGTCCGCTACGACGGTCCCGACCTGGCGGACGTCGCCGCGCTGTGGGGTGTCGCGCCGCAGGAGGTCGTACGGATCCATACGGCGGCCGAATTCCGCGTCGCCTTCTGCGGGTTCGCGCCCGGCTTCGGTTATCTCACCGGTCTGCCGGAGGGCCGCGCCGTACCGCGCAGGGCCACGCCGCGCACCTCGGTGCCGGCGGGCTCGGTGGGCCTCGCGGGCCCGTACACCGGGGTGTATCCGCGCTCGTCCCCCGGGGGTTGGCAGCTGATCGGCACGACGGACGCCGTCCTCTGGGACGCGGACCGTGAGCCGGCCGCGCTGCTGATGCCCGGCACCCGGGTGCGGTTCGTGGCGGCCGGCCGATGA
- a CDS encoding biotin-dependent carboxyltransferase family protein, which translates to MTGGATAGRDRTDGSLTVVRAGALTTVQDLGRPGYAQLGVAHSGALDLPALRLVNRLVGNDPNAAVLETTVTGCAVRPDRPVTVAVGGAPCPVTVDGRPVAWGTAVRVAAGALLDVGPAVSGVRGYVAFGGGIAVAPVLGSRSTDLLSGLGPAPAEAGAVLPLGPVRRPAPPVDAAPWPAPPAELVLRVGLGPRDDWFTEGALRTLATHVYRVSPASNRIGLRTLGPSLERAVHDELPSEGMVTGAVQVPPDGCPLVFLADRPTTGGYPVIAVVRAADLAGAAQAVPGTPVRFVPVGR; encoded by the coding sequence ATGACCGGCGGCGCGACGGCCGGTCGCGATCGGACCGACGGCAGTCTGACCGTCGTACGGGCCGGGGCGCTGACCACCGTGCAGGATCTGGGCCGCCCCGGATACGCCCAGCTCGGAGTGGCACATTCCGGGGCGCTCGACCTGCCCGCCCTGCGGCTCGTCAACCGGCTGGTGGGGAACGACCCGAACGCGGCGGTCCTGGAGACGACCGTCACCGGATGCGCGGTACGGCCGGACCGTCCCGTCACCGTGGCGGTCGGCGGTGCGCCGTGCCCGGTCACCGTGGACGGCCGTCCGGTCGCCTGGGGTACGGCGGTACGGGTCGCGGCGGGCGCCCTGCTGGACGTCGGACCCGCCGTGTCCGGGGTACGCGGTTACGTGGCGTTCGGCGGCGGGATCGCCGTGGCGCCCGTGCTCGGCAGCCGCTCGACCGACCTGCTGTCCGGCCTCGGCCCCGCGCCGGCCGAGGCGGGCGCCGTGCTGCCGCTCGGCCCGGTGCGCCGCCCGGCGCCGCCGGTCGACGCGGCGCCCTGGCCGGCCCCGCCCGCCGAGTTGGTGCTGCGGGTCGGACTCGGACCGCGCGACGACTGGTTCACCGAGGGCGCGCTGCGCACGCTCGCGACCCACGTGTACCGCGTGTCCCCGGCCAGCAACCGCATCGGGCTGCGCACCCTGGGCCCTTCGCTGGAGCGCGCCGTGCACGACGAGCTGCCGAGCGAGGGCATGGTGACCGGCGCCGTACAAGTACCGCCCGACGGCTGTCCGCTGGTGTTCCTCGCCGACCGGCCGACCACCGGCGGCTATCCGGTGATCGCCGTCGTCAGGGCGGCGGACCTGGCGGGTGCGGCACAGGCCGTGCCGGGGACGCCCGTACGGTTCGTGCCGGTGGGGCGCTGA
- a CDS encoding glycosyltransferase yields MANFVTPSSGGLRTALQELGSGYLAAGHEPVLIVPGERASDRNTVQGRVITVPGPVLPGTGGYRVLTARRGVRDLLESLAPDRLEVSDRTTLRWTGEWARRHRVPSVMVSHETADGVLRTWGVPGAAAGRTADRINARSAWAYSRIVCTTEWSEREFLRIGARNVVRAPLGVDLVRCRPDRRSTALRERYARGADVLLLLGSRLSVEKRPGTALDALAELRARGVSAVLVVAGDGPLRPGLVRRARAQRLPALFLGHVGDRESMADLQASADICLAPGPAETFGLSALEALASGTPVVASASSALPEVIGDAGLAAADQGAAFADAVQDLLERPERARREAARTRAELFSWSNAVNAFLAAHDTAPLRAPEPVAPPEPTAPAVRAVRRPDGAPR; encoded by the coding sequence ATGGCGAACTTCGTCACCCCCTCCTCCGGAGGGCTGCGCACCGCCCTCCAGGAACTCGGCAGCGGCTATCTCGCCGCCGGTCACGAACCCGTCCTGATCGTCCCCGGCGAGCGCGCCTCCGACCGGAACACCGTGCAGGGGCGCGTGATCACCGTCCCGGGCCCGGTACTGCCGGGCACCGGCGGCTACCGGGTGCTGACCGCCCGGCGCGGCGTGCGCGACCTGCTCGAATCACTCGCGCCCGACCGGCTCGAAGTGTCCGACAGGACCACCTTGCGCTGGACGGGGGAGTGGGCACGCCGGCACCGCGTCCCGTCCGTCATGGTCTCCCACGAGACCGCCGACGGCGTCCTGCGCACCTGGGGAGTACCGGGGGCGGCGGCGGGCCGCACGGCCGACCGGATCAACGCGCGCAGCGCCTGGGCGTATTCGCGGATCGTGTGCACCACCGAGTGGTCCGAGCGGGAGTTCCTGCGGATCGGCGCCCGCAACGTGGTCCGCGCGCCGCTCGGCGTCGACCTGGTCCGCTGCCGGCCGGACCGGCGCAGCACCGCGCTGCGCGAGAGGTACGCGCGGGGCGCCGATGTGCTCCTGCTGCTCGGCTCCCGGCTCTCGGTGGAGAAGCGGCCGGGCACGGCCCTCGACGCGCTCGCCGAACTGCGCGCCCGTGGGGTGAGCGCGGTGCTGGTCGTCGCGGGCGACGGACCGCTGCGGCCGGGACTCGTCCGCAGGGCGCGGGCGCAGCGGCTGCCCGCGCTGTTCCTCGGCCACGTCGGGGACCGCGAATCGATGGCCGACCTCCAGGCGTCGGCCGACATCTGTCTGGCGCCTGGCCCCGCCGAGACCTTCGGGCTGTCGGCCCTGGAGGCGCTGGCCTCCGGCACGCCGGTGGTCGCGAGCGCTTCGTCGGCGCTGCCCGAGGTCATCGGGGACGCGGGCCTCGCGGCGGCCGACCAGGGCGCCGCGTTCGCCGACGCCGTACAGGACCTGCTGGAGCGGCCGGAGCGGGCGCGCCGGGAGGCGGCCAGGACCCGCGCGGAGCTGTTCAGCTGGAGCAACGCGGTCAACGCCTTCCTCGCCGCCCACGACACGGCGCCGCTGCGCGCACCGGAGCCCGTCGCGCCGCCGGAGCCGACCGCCCCGGCTGTACGCGCCGTACGCCGCCCGGACGGGGCACCACGATGA
- a CDS encoding glycosyltransferase family 4 protein, which translates to MRVVIVTESFPPDVNGVAHCALQTARHLAARGHDPLVIAPAVAGAGAFDAPCPVVRVPSVPLPGYPQVRVALPSRRVAATIAAHRADLVHLASPFILGARGMTAATRLRLPAVAVYQTDLAGYARTYVGAGEAAAWRRLRAVHCAADLTLAPSSAAVRDLTEHGVPRVRLWRRGVDAVRFRPELRDVALRRRFAPNGELIVGYVGRLAPEKQVELLAGVSALPGVRVVIVGDGPSETALRGVLPRALFLGRTTGDELARVFASFDVFAHTGPFETFCQTVQEAMASGVPVIAPAAGGPLDLVDHGRTGLLVTPQDADAVTQAVRDLAHAPALRAAFGAAGRATVESRTWAAVGDQLIDHYGAVVGARTAVVA; encoded by the coding sequence ATGCGTGTCGTCATCGTCACCGAGTCCTTCCCGCCAGATGTCAACGGCGTAGCCCACTGCGCCCTGCAGACCGCGCGGCACCTCGCCGCACGCGGCCACGATCCGCTCGTCATCGCCCCCGCCGTGGCCGGCGCCGGGGCGTTCGACGCACCGTGCCCCGTGGTGCGTGTGCCCTCCGTCCCCCTCCCCGGCTACCCGCAGGTGCGGGTGGCTCTCCCCAGCAGGCGGGTGGCGGCGACCATTGCCGCCCACCGCGCCGACCTCGTCCACCTGGCGAGCCCCTTCATCCTCGGCGCCCGCGGCATGACAGCGGCCACCCGGCTGCGCCTGCCCGCCGTCGCCGTCTACCAGACCGACCTCGCGGGTTACGCCCGTACCTACGTCGGCGCCGGCGAGGCGGCGGCCTGGCGCCGGCTGCGCGCCGTCCACTGCGCCGCCGACCTCACGCTCGCCCCGTCCAGCGCCGCCGTCCGTGACCTCACCGAGCACGGCGTCCCGCGCGTACGGCTCTGGCGGCGCGGCGTGGACGCCGTACGGTTCCGGCCGGAGCTGCGGGACGTGGCACTGCGCCGGCGCTTCGCCCCGAACGGCGAGCTGATCGTCGGCTACGTCGGCCGTCTCGCCCCCGAGAAGCAGGTCGAACTCCTCGCCGGAGTCAGCGCACTGCCCGGCGTACGGGTGGTGATCGTCGGGGACGGCCCCAGCGAGACCGCGCTGCGCGGGGTGCTGCCACGGGCCCTGTTCCTCGGCCGCACCACGGGGGACGAACTGGCCCGGGTCTTCGCCTCCTTCGACGTCTTCGCGCACACCGGCCCCTTCGAGACCTTCTGCCAGACCGTGCAGGAGGCCATGGCGAGCGGGGTGCCGGTGATCGCCCCAGCCGCCGGCGGCCCCCTCGACCTCGTCGACCACGGCCGTACCGGACTGCTGGTCACACCGCAGGACGCCGACGCCGTCACCCAGGCGGTACGCGACCTCGCCCACGCCCCCGCGCTGCGCGCCGCCTTCGGCGCCGCGGGCCGCGCCACGGTCGAGAGCAGGACCTGGGCGGCGGTCGGGGACCAGCTCATCGACCACTACGGCGCCGTGGTCGGCGCCCGCACGGCGGTGGTCGCGTGA
- a CDS encoding HEAT repeat domain-containing protein produces the protein MFDPVIAPSGTLLGLLQRGRGDGTLHALAAPRTEALATLNHCVLNDPRHDWQVENRSLYYARLYLDLHGGLDAIDHHLFRAEDHFDTEETRTGLALAVLGHLASYDRRDALDLLRRYAATGANWAWALDELALRDDDTGLRSLAVPVLARFPATPEGDAELASAVRDAFEPRPWRLWAEDPRAAVGGRIKAAGEQGSFDRWQRQMRPSGPRPGWSVQAVFDWAQQGIERGSELHVPAARCLSAVAGPEDRPAIVEAARSGPEGARCAALHYLAQIADPVVLDLIETAAGGLERTVSDAAVSAFERMCGDEAVDRARGWIHRPDALGASAAGVLASRGTPQDAQLVLGALRETVRAEGPDAQPLWTLVDGAGRLGIACAAPVLRHVYRETASSHLRGRTARALAATDPSYATGFAVECLWDCEETTREVAALHAETGDVRVAERLRRLAADPAEEAEVQTAVRSRMGPDAAAL, from the coding sequence ATGTTTGATCCAGTCATAGCGCCGAGCGGCACGCTGCTCGGCCTGCTGCAGCGGGGCCGCGGCGACGGCACCCTGCACGCGCTGGCGGCGCCGCGTACAGAGGCGCTCGCCACCCTCAACCACTGCGTACTGAACGACCCGCGCCACGACTGGCAGGTCGAGAACCGTTCGCTGTACTACGCACGCCTCTACCTGGATCTCCACGGCGGGCTCGACGCGATCGACCACCACCTCTTCCGCGCCGAGGACCACTTCGACACCGAGGAGACCAGGACCGGGCTCGCCCTCGCCGTACTGGGCCATCTCGCCTCGTACGACCGGCGCGACGCCCTCGACCTGCTCAGGCGCTACGCGGCGACCGGCGCCAACTGGGCCTGGGCCCTGGACGAACTGGCCCTGCGCGACGACGACACGGGCCTGCGCTCCCTCGCGGTGCCCGTGCTCGCCCGCTTCCCCGCCACCCCCGAGGGCGACGCCGAGCTGGCCTCCGCCGTACGGGACGCCTTCGAACCCCGGCCCTGGCGGCTGTGGGCCGAAGACCCGCGCGCCGCCGTCGGCGGCCGGATCAAGGCCGCAGGCGAACAAGGCTCCTTCGACCGATGGCAACGCCAGATGCGCCCCAGCGGACCGCGCCCCGGCTGGAGCGTCCAGGCGGTGTTCGACTGGGCCCAGCAGGGCATCGAGCGCGGCAGCGAACTCCACGTACCGGCCGCCAGGTGCCTGAGCGCCGTGGCCGGACCCGAGGACAGGCCCGCCATCGTCGAGGCCGCCCGCAGCGGCCCCGAAGGCGCCCGCTGCGCCGCGCTCCACTATCTCGCCCAGATCGCCGACCCCGTCGTGCTCGACCTGATCGAAACGGCGGCCGGCGGCCTGGAACGCACGGTCTCCGACGCGGCCGTCTCCGCGTTCGAGCGGATGTGCGGTGACGAGGCCGTCGACCGGGCCCGTGGCTGGATCCACCGGCCCGACGCACTCGGCGCCTCCGCCGCAGGGGTGCTCGCCTCACGCGGCACCCCCCAGGACGCCCAGCTCGTGCTCGGCGCGCTGCGCGAGACCGTACGGGCCGAGGGCCCCGACGCCCAGCCGCTGTGGACCCTCGTCGACGGGGCGGGCCGGCTCGGCATCGCCTGCGCGGCGCCCGTCCTGCGCCACGTCTACCGCGAGACCGCCTCCTCACATCTGCGCGGCCGCACCGCCAGGGCGCTGGCGGCCACCGACCCCTCGTATGCCACGGGCTTCGCCGTCGAATGCCTGTGGGACTGCGAGGAGACCACCCGCGAGGTCGCGGCCCTGCACGCGGAGACCGGCGACGTACGCGTCGCCGAACGGCTCAGGCGGCTGGCCGCCGACCCCGCGGAGGAGGCCGAGGTGCAGACGGCGGTCCGCAGCAGAATGGGGCCCGACGCGGCGGCGCTGTGA
- a CDS encoding ankyrin repeat domain-containing protein: MSEVPDPGVIELATKLFELARRGDTETLAAYVDAGVSANLTNDRGDSLVMLAAYHGHAPAVRVLLERGADADRANDRGQTPLAGAVFKGEDAVIEALLTGGADPAAGTPSAVDTARMFGKEHLLELFGAR; this comes from the coding sequence ATGAGCGAGGTCCCGGACCCCGGTGTGATCGAACTGGCGACGAAGCTCTTCGAGCTGGCCAGGCGTGGTGACACCGAGACACTGGCCGCTTATGTGGACGCCGGAGTCTCGGCGAACCTCACCAACGACAGGGGCGACTCCCTCGTCATGCTCGCCGCCTATCACGGCCACGCCCCCGCGGTCCGCGTCCTGCTGGAGCGCGGCGCCGACGCCGACCGCGCCAACGACCGCGGTCAGACCCCGCTGGCGGGCGCCGTCTTCAAGGGTGAGGACGCGGTGATCGAGGCCCTGCTGACCGGGGGCGCCGATCCTGCGGCCGGTACGCCGTCGGCCGTGGATACGGCGCGGATGTTCGGGAAAGAGCATCTTCTGGAACTGTTCGGGGCCCGGTGA